In Sulfitobacter sp. W027, a single window of DNA contains:
- a CDS encoding DUF1028 domain-containing protein, with translation MTFSLVARCPDTGMFGVAISSSSPAVAARCSFARAAVGAVATQNVTDPSLGPATLDLMQDGLTAVEAIARMQEEASFLEYRQVLAVDTAGRTAIHSGPKSLGIWTDAQAENVASGGNLLANDRVPQAIVDGYLTATGHIGDRLIAAMRAGLAAGGEAGPVHSAGMKIVDKVSWPVADLRCDWTEECPIENIATAWDIYKPQLDAYIQRALDPREAPSYGVPGDQ, from the coding sequence TTTCCTCGTCCTCTCCAGCGGTGGCAGCGCGTTGTTCATTCGCCCGGGCTGCTGTGGGCGCTGTTGCCACTCAGAATGTCACTGACCCATCACTGGGGCCAGCGACGCTTGATCTGATGCAAGATGGCCTGACGGCAGTTGAGGCAATCGCACGAATGCAGGAAGAAGCGTCTTTTCTGGAGTATCGACAGGTGCTTGCCGTGGACACGGCAGGGCGAACGGCCATTCACTCCGGCCCCAAATCTCTTGGTATCTGGACTGATGCGCAGGCTGAAAATGTCGCTTCTGGCGGCAATCTGCTGGCCAACGACCGCGTCCCGCAGGCCATTGTAGACGGCTATTTGACGGCTACAGGTCACATCGGCGACCGATTGATTGCCGCAATGCGCGCAGGTTTGGCCGCGGGCGGGGAAGCGGGGCCAGTACATTCTGCAGGCATGAAGATCGTCGATAAAGTCAGCTGGCCGGTCGCCGATCTGCGCTGCGATTGGACTGAAGAGTGCCCCATCGAAAACATCGCGACGGCTTGGGACATCTATAAGCCGCAGCTCGACGCCTACATCCAGCGCGCACTAGACCCTCGGGAAGCGCCTTCTTACGGCGTACCGGGCGATCAATAA
- a CDS encoding aldehyde dehydrogenase, which translates to MLDYTRKDWATRAANLDIRSKAFIDGAFVDAVSGRTFESTNPATGAVLALVAECDAADVDLAVAAGRRAFEDGRWSRMAPGDRKAVLLKLADLIRENLAEMALLDSLDMGKTITDATTVDAPGSAHFFQWYAEAIDKLYDEVAPTGPGDLALVRRVPLGVVGAVVPWNFPLDMATWKSAAALAAGNSVVLKPAEQSPLSALRLAELASEAGLPDGVLNVVPGYGATAGKALGLHMDVDCLAFTGSTATGKLFMQYSGQSNLKQVWPETGGKSPNLVFADCEDLDAAADMAAFGIFFNQGEVCSANSRLYVERSIKDALVEKLVARAENMQPGDPLDPAAKMGAIVDEKQTQGIMGFVEAGQKTADLVTGGRRVQVDGKGCFVQPTIFTDVAHDDPLARDEIFGPVLSVISFDREEDAVAMANDSIYGLAASVWTDNLSRACRVADRLNVGTVSVNTVDALSAQTPFGGVKQSGFGRDLSLHSLDKYTALKTTWIKYKT; encoded by the coding sequence ATGCTCGATTATACCCGCAAGGACTGGGCGACACGCGCGGCCAATTTGGACATCCGCAGTAAAGCGTTTATTGACGGTGCTTTCGTTGATGCCGTTTCCGGTAGGACCTTTGAAAGTACTAATCCAGCCACCGGCGCAGTGTTGGCGCTGGTTGCTGAATGCGACGCCGCCGATGTCGATCTGGCGGTGGCAGCCGGCCGCCGCGCCTTTGAGGATGGCCGCTGGTCGCGCATGGCACCGGGCGACCGCAAAGCGGTTCTGCTGAAACTGGCAGATTTAATCCGCGAAAATCTCGCGGAAATGGCTTTGTTGGACAGCTTGGACATGGGCAAAACGATCACTGATGCCACCACTGTAGACGCCCCCGGCTCGGCTCATTTCTTCCAATGGTATGCTGAGGCGATCGACAAGCTCTATGACGAGGTTGCTCCAACCGGGCCCGGTGATTTGGCACTGGTCCGGCGTGTGCCCTTGGGAGTCGTAGGGGCCGTGGTGCCGTGGAACTTCCCGCTTGATATGGCGACATGGAAATCGGCGGCCGCCTTGGCTGCTGGCAACTCAGTGGTTCTAAAACCGGCTGAGCAATCGCCGCTGTCGGCGCTGCGTCTAGCCGAGTTGGCCTCTGAGGCGGGGCTACCCGATGGTGTGCTTAACGTTGTGCCGGGTTATGGCGCAACGGCTGGAAAGGCGCTTGGCCTGCATATGGATGTGGATTGCCTCGCCTTCACCGGATCGACAGCTACGGGCAAGCTTTTCATGCAATACTCCGGTCAATCCAACCTTAAACAGGTTTGGCCGGAGACAGGGGGCAAAAGCCCCAATCTTGTGTTTGCGGATTGTGAAGATCTCGACGCCGCCGCCGACATGGCCGCCTTCGGCATTTTCTTTAATCAGGGCGAGGTCTGCTCTGCCAACTCGCGTCTTTATGTCGAACGCTCGATCAAAGACGCGCTGGTTGAGAAGCTGGTCGCTCGCGCGGAGAATATGCAACCCGGCGATCCGCTGGACCCCGCTGCGAAGATGGGTGCCATTGTCGATGAGAAGCAGACACAAGGGATCATGGGGTTTGTAGAAGCTGGCCAAAAGACCGCTGATCTTGTGACTGGGGGGAGGCGGGTGCAGGTCGACGGGAAGGGCTGTTTCGTACAGCCGACGATCTTTACAGATGTCGCGCATGATGATCCGCTGGCCCGTGATGAAATCTTTGGCCCGGTCTTGTCGGTGATCTCCTTTGATCGCGAAGAGGATGCCGTCGCTATGGCCAATGATTCAATCTACGGTCTGGCGGCTTCGGTCTGGACAGACAACCTTTCGCGCGCCTGCCGGGTAGCAGACCGTCTGAATGTTGGTACGGTTTCCGTCAATACGGTCGATGCGCTATCGGCCCAGACCCCATTCGGGGGCGTGAAGCAATCCGGTTTTGGGCGCGACTTGTCTCTGCATTCGCTGGACAAATACACCGCGCTGAAAACCACTTGGATCAAATACAAAACCTGA
- the argE gene encoding acetylornithine deacetylase, translating to MKPHATTLDILDQLIAFPTVSAQSNLALIDYVDDLLSNAGFVTQRIPDPEGEKSGLVARIGPERPGGVLLSAHSDVVPVAGQEWTYPPFKLTRDGDRLYGRGTTDMKGFLASMLSFALRVADTPLAEPLMLVISYDEEVGCQGIRKMLPGLENLGWSPDLCIVGEPTLMVPATGHKGKAALLASCRGIAGHSALAPYYVNALHLAADFIGALRDIQKGYAGGTGQDSAYDIPYSTVHAGKLTGGTALNIVPEKADIEFELRHLPHDDLQHFLDLLDKARAQIVAAHSAMASDVGIDITVTTTYPGLEIDHDSAVVQRVVDLVQSDSLTKVPFGTEAGFFANLGIPTIVCGPGNMEGQGHKADEFLKLDQLGTCDLMMDRLLKRMTKGSVSSRLNPKQGVRTSFNPAFGMR from the coding sequence ATGAAGCCCCACGCGACGACGCTGGATATCCTTGACCAGTTGATCGCCTTTCCAACGGTCAGCGCTCAGAGCAATCTGGCGCTGATCGACTATGTTGACGATCTGCTGAGCAATGCTGGTTTTGTCACGCAGCGCATCCCCGATCCGGAGGGCGAGAAATCCGGCCTCGTCGCGCGGATCGGCCCTGAGAGACCGGGTGGGGTGCTCCTGTCGGCGCATAGCGACGTTGTGCCTGTTGCGGGCCAGGAGTGGACATACCCACCTTTCAAGTTGACCCGTGACGGCGATAGGCTTTACGGGCGCGGCACCACCGACATGAAAGGCTTTCTCGCTTCAATGTTGTCGTTTGCACTGCGCGTAGCCGACACGCCGTTGGCAGAACCATTGATGTTGGTGATCTCCTATGACGAAGAAGTCGGCTGTCAGGGCATCCGCAAAATGCTGCCCGGGCTAGAAAATCTGGGCTGGTCACCAGACTTGTGTATCGTTGGGGAGCCTACTTTAATGGTTCCCGCAACCGGACATAAAGGTAAGGCGGCGTTGCTAGCAAGTTGTCGCGGTATAGCGGGGCATTCGGCCCTTGCGCCGTACTATGTAAATGCACTTCATCTGGCCGCCGATTTTATTGGCGCACTCAGGGACATCCAGAAGGGATATGCCGGAGGAACCGGACAGGACAGCGCTTATGATATTCCTTATTCTACTGTACATGCGGGAAAGCTGACAGGCGGTACGGCGCTGAATATTGTGCCGGAGAAAGCTGATATCGAATTTGAGTTGCGACACCTCCCACATGACGACCTGCAACATTTCCTGGATTTACTCGACAAGGCTAGGGCGCAGATTGTTGCTGCGCATAGCGCAATGGCAAGTGACGTCGGAATCGACATAACCGTGACCACGACCTATCCGGGTTTGGAGATCGACCACGACAGCGCAGTAGTGCAGCGCGTGGTGGACCTCGTTCAAAGCGATAGTCTCACGAAAGTGCCTTTCGGTACCGAGGCAGGTTTTTTCGCAAATCTCGGAATTCCTACGATCGTCTGCGGGCCGGGAAACATGGAGGGTCAAGGGCATAAGGCTGATGAATTTCTTAAGCTCGACCAGCTTGGTACCTGCGATCTGATGATGGACCGTCTGCTTAAGCGGATGACCAAAGGTTCAGTCTCAAGCAG
- a CDS encoding FAD-dependent oxidoreductase: MRDPRYDILFEPLQIGPLTAKNRFYQVPHCNGGGYRDPSAAAEMRGIKSQGGWAVIFTEQCEMHHTSEITPFIELRLWEDKDIPQLRRMSEKMKEHGALAGIQLAYSGINGPNLYSKEVPLAPSALPIRTFTNDPVQARALSKTEIKDLRRWFVNAAKRSREAGFDLINLYGAHGFGIFQHFLSRATNHRTDEYGGSLENRARFANEVIGDIRDAVGDTMAIALRVSLDETIGELGFSNAEVRDFVEMNRNLPDIWDLAQGTWEDCSGPSRFKEEAAQEQLVKGIQDLTDKPIVGVGRFTSPDVMAKMIKSGTLDMIGCARPSIADPFLPKKIEEGRIEDIRECIGCNICITGDMTMSISRCTQNPTFMEEWRKGWHPETMNSKGTSENVLVIGSGPAGLEAAWALCRRGYDVAVAEARDVIGGRVTRERALPGLSAWGRVVDYRDYQLSQRPNVEIYRASELDAESVLEFGFQNVAIATGSTWRRDGVARQHVVPMPIAEGAKVYTPDDLMGGTVPGGNVVIYDDDHYYMGGVLAELLVKQGAKVTLVTPSAYVSDWTNNTLEQATIHAKLDNLGVEIVLNRGITEVGAGHVVSNCVYTGKTRSYECDAVVMVASRIGNDQLFHDLAARQDEWADAGIRSVKLFGDAEASGPIAWATYAGHRYARELDGEDIGDELPFRREITELAAE; encoded by the coding sequence ATGCGCGACCCTCGTTACGACATTCTGTTCGAACCCCTTCAGATTGGCCCGCTGACCGCCAAGAACCGGTTTTATCAAGTCCCACATTGTAACGGTGGCGGGTACAGAGATCCTTCTGCCGCGGCGGAGATGCGCGGAATCAAGTCCCAAGGTGGTTGGGCGGTAATTTTCACCGAACAATGCGAAATGCACCACACATCCGAGATTACGCCGTTCATTGAGTTGCGGCTGTGGGAAGACAAAGACATTCCGCAGCTACGACGTATGTCGGAAAAGATGAAAGAGCATGGGGCGCTGGCCGGCATTCAGCTTGCCTATTCGGGTATCAATGGCCCGAACCTCTATTCAAAGGAAGTGCCGCTGGCGCCCTCCGCGCTGCCGATCCGCACATTTACTAACGATCCGGTGCAGGCCCGCGCGTTGTCCAAGACCGAGATTAAGGATCTGCGCCGCTGGTTCGTGAACGCGGCCAAACGGTCACGAGAGGCAGGGTTTGATCTCATCAATCTCTACGGCGCACATGGGTTCGGCATTTTTCAGCACTTCCTCAGTCGCGCAACCAACCACCGCACAGACGAGTATGGTGGCTCACTAGAGAACCGTGCCCGTTTCGCAAATGAGGTGATCGGTGATATCCGGGACGCAGTGGGGGACACGATGGCCATCGCACTCCGCGTATCTCTTGATGAGACGATCGGCGAGCTGGGCTTTTCGAATGCCGAAGTCCGAGATTTTGTCGAGATGAACCGCAATTTGCCTGACATCTGGGATCTGGCACAGGGGACTTGGGAGGATTGCTCAGGCCCATCGCGTTTCAAGGAGGAGGCTGCCCAGGAACAATTGGTGAAGGGCATTCAAGACCTGACCGATAAGCCGATTGTCGGTGTTGGCCGCTTCACCTCACCTGATGTTATGGCCAAGATGATCAAATCCGGCACGCTTGACATGATCGGCTGTGCGCGGCCTTCCATCGCGGACCCGTTCCTGCCTAAGAAGATTGAAGAAGGACGGATAGAGGATATTCGCGAATGTATTGGCTGCAATATCTGCATCACTGGCGACATGACCATGTCCATTAGCCGCTGCACACAGAACCCGACTTTTATGGAGGAATGGCGTAAAGGTTGGCACCCGGAAACAATGAACTCTAAGGGCACCAGCGAGAATGTGCTGGTTATCGGATCGGGCCCCGCTGGACTGGAAGCGGCCTGGGCGCTGTGCCGCCGTGGCTATGACGTGGCGGTGGCTGAAGCCCGCGACGTCATTGGAGGCCGCGTCACCCGCGAACGTGCATTGCCTGGCCTCTCAGCCTGGGGGCGTGTCGTGGATTATCGCGACTACCAGCTTTCTCAGCGCCCGAATGTAGAGATTTACCGTGCCAGCGAATTGGATGCAGAAAGCGTGTTGGAGTTTGGCTTCCAGAACGTCGCGATCGCGACTGGTTCCACGTGGCGGCGCGACGGTGTAGCGCGCCAGCATGTTGTGCCGATGCCGATTGCGGAGGGTGCGAAGGTATACACGCCCGATGATTTAATGGGTGGCACTGTGCCGGGTGGCAATGTCGTGATTTATGATGACGATCACTACTATATGGGCGGCGTCTTGGCCGAGCTTTTGGTCAAACAGGGCGCGAAAGTCACTTTGGTCACGCCGTCGGCCTATGTCTCTGACTGGACCAACAACACGCTGGAGCAGGCCACCATTCATGCGAAGCTTGACAATCTTGGTGTCGAAATCGTGTTGAACCGTGGCATCACCGAAGTAGGCGCGGGCCATGTGGTCAGCAATTGCGTCTATACTGGCAAAACACGCAGCTATGAGTGTGACGCGGTCGTCATGGTTGCCTCGCGGATCGGCAACGACCAACTGTTTCATGACCTTGCGGCACGACAAGACGAATGGGCAGATGCGGGTATCCGGTCGGTAAAACTGTTTGGTGATGCGGAAGCCTCCGGTCCGATTGCATGGGCCACTTACGCAGGCCATCGCTATGCCCGCGAACTTGATGGAGAGGATATCGGGGACGAGTTGCCATTCCGCCGCGAGATCACGGAGTTGGCCGCAGAATGA